One window of Novipirellula aureliae genomic DNA carries:
- a CDS encoding ATP-binding cassette domain-containing protein, with product MRRLAAPRSEPEARGELGRHVWSLVAGLLPLLLIILVGLIVALLNSSGLMSPSIRLGTYLKVAIPDRFLAQSPLLQLLELVFFTVFVAGLFSLAVWMQRRSSDALARSIVKGLHRRVLQQSLRRAEVEGAAAQYVRVEQLISAHLPQIQAGLSMWFRAIPRSIVTLLGSVIVGLLVNVWLAVLAVIFGVLLWLLYQWLSVSDEDEVLDWEVPRSRQRMAEIVGQAPLLARLQTQGMADRAFGAELESLYRRLSSEQSRHSRLWPILFFCGALAVGILILGLGGNLLVGDNGLSVPAAFVLGLSLTSAVVGIHRLVQLSGQLKISDESSDSVYSYLRQSEDAPASEQRVGLVGLRKSLDVSDVSLHDSIGRSILSNFSLKLKPASLVAILGTDSVSTRALTELMMGFGRPHEGQLSIDDIPLLDIHPKALSRNVMWVDPSGPLWDGTIEENVRGGDSGFNNSDVMNVLERLDVYDRLQRLPEGLNTFITLGDGQLQEETTYAIGIARAMLHKPSVLIVVEPSSPAEHLPEDPTLACLKKLSQNGSLVIVLPRRLQTLRSADRVVLLNGPRLAGEGKHSELLANSDLYRHLNYLLFNPYRHKKTHASD from the coding sequence ATGAGACGACTTGCCGCCCCCCGAAGTGAACCCGAGGCGCGTGGCGAATTGGGCCGTCACGTCTGGTCACTTGTTGCTGGCTTACTTCCACTGCTGTTAATCATCTTGGTGGGCTTGATTGTCGCCTTGCTCAATTCAAGCGGATTGATGAGCCCCTCCATACGGCTCGGCACCTACTTGAAGGTAGCCATTCCGGATCGCTTCTTGGCTCAGAGTCCGCTACTGCAACTACTTGAGTTGGTATTCTTTACCGTCTTCGTAGCGGGCCTGTTCTCACTAGCGGTTTGGATGCAGCGCCGCAGCTCCGACGCACTCGCTCGTAGCATCGTGAAAGGTCTGCACCGGAGAGTCTTGCAGCAAAGCCTTCGCCGCGCAGAAGTTGAAGGTGCGGCGGCACAGTATGTTCGCGTCGAGCAGTTGATCAGCGCTCATCTGCCTCAAATTCAAGCGGGCCTTTCGATGTGGTTTCGCGCTATTCCACGCAGCATTGTGACGCTTCTCGGTAGCGTGATCGTTGGTTTGCTTGTCAATGTCTGGCTAGCGGTCTTGGCCGTCATCTTTGGCGTTCTGCTGTGGCTGTTGTACCAATGGCTTAGTGTCAGCGACGAGGATGAGGTCCTCGATTGGGAAGTTCCCAGATCACGGCAGCGGATGGCTGAAATCGTCGGCCAAGCTCCACTCTTAGCCCGCTTGCAAACCCAGGGGATGGCAGATCGGGCGTTTGGTGCAGAACTCGAATCGCTTTACCGTCGGTTGAGCAGCGAACAATCACGGCACAGCCGACTGTGGCCCATTTTGTTTTTCTGCGGAGCACTCGCGGTTGGAATTTTAATCCTCGGCCTTGGCGGCAATTTACTAGTCGGTGACAACGGCTTAAGCGTCCCAGCGGCCTTCGTCTTGGGGCTTTCCCTCACTTCCGCCGTCGTCGGGATTCATCGGTTGGTCCAATTGTCGGGACAACTGAAAATCAGCGACGAATCGAGCGATTCCGTTTATAGCTACCTGCGACAAAGCGAAGACGCGCCGGCCAGTGAGCAGCGTGTCGGATTGGTCGGCCTGCGAAAATCTCTCGACGTGAGTGATGTCAGCTTGCACGATTCCATTGGTCGCTCGATCTTGAGCAATTTTAGCTTGAAGCTGAAACCCGCGAGTCTTGTTGCGATTCTTGGAACCGACTCCGTTTCGACTCGCGCGTTGACAGAATTGATGATGGGATTTGGCCGCCCTCATGAAGGCCAATTGTCGATCGACGATATCCCACTGCTAGACATTCACCCCAAAGCCTTGTCTCGAAATGTCATGTGGGTGGACCCTTCCGGGCCGCTTTGGGATGGCACGATCGAAGAGAACGTTCGGGGCGGGGATAGCGGGTTTAACAATAGCGATGTGATGAACGTGCTCGAACGTTTGGATGTCTACGATCGACTGCAACGACTACCCGAAGGCTTGAATACATTCATCACGCTTGGCGATGGCCAGTTGCAAGAGGAAACGACCTATGCGATCGGCATCGCTCGGGCGATGCTGCACAAACCATCTGTCTTGATTGTTGTCGAACCATCGTCGCCAGCGGAGCATTTGCCCGAGGACCCAACGTTGGCATGCCTCAAAAAACTTTCTCAAAACGGCAGCCTCGTGATTGTTTTGCCACGTCGACTACAAACCCTCCGCTCGGCCGACCGGGTGGTACTGCTCAACGGACCCCGATTGGCTGGCGAAGGAAAACACTCGGAACTGTTGGCCAACAGCGACCTGTACCGGCACTTGAACTATTTATTGTTCAACCCCTACCGGCACAAGAAGACCCACGCTTCGGATTGA
- a CDS encoding ABC transporter permease — protein sequence MTSCVDPSLASLSCFRLDLLSLGDSLHSGLIVAQVSQWLPVWLTPIWVLSLALLLGFLVAVLIYGGLSILSFVPGLGNLADSPKTGIAASLILGALFSAGLCSQYVPLAGDYAGTLYMPLIAIGLLLGFAVIYGMWHRTRSEWSAMFSEGVVPYILSTAGIFALIGLASTPLVDNPRGILESVKAVNLVGDGTERMVVPIEATPDMPAAETPFFPANIDYQLRNVSELTIESNRTIMLGDAAEPSEFSRTPIRVNEGEPLVYRLEDRDESPVPFDPEKLHIQNREIDPAEVVFTFKNRPLVPQASSIVWGGVSFFLLITAMMVFRQAAPRVWALSLSTAKNEMAQPLYLLLLAIGLFGILLFGIIPFNTLGDDIRLLKDSGVTLIMVLGMLQAVWSAGTSVSEEIEGRTALTVLSKPVSRRSFVLGKYAGIMLSVLVLFVILSAVLAVVVSYKPIYDAREFSRGETVWQTGHEEIMTTLPVIGLYFMQTMAIGAIAVALATRLPLLANFITCFVIYVIGNLTSPLVASDRGENVLVGFVGKLIAVVIPNLNVFNVQSAVDAGNQIPLIYLAGAFNYLVCFAFAIWMLAMLLFEDRDLA from the coding sequence ATGACTTCTTGCGTTGATCCGTCACTCGCTTCCCTCTCCTGCTTTCGCCTTGACCTGCTCTCATTGGGAGATTCGCTGCATTCGGGGTTGATCGTTGCGCAGGTGTCCCAATGGTTACCGGTCTGGCTGACACCGATTTGGGTTCTTTCGCTTGCTTTGCTACTTGGATTTCTGGTTGCCGTCTTGATTTATGGGGGCCTATCAATTTTGTCGTTTGTCCCTGGACTGGGGAATTTAGCCGACAGCCCCAAGACCGGTATCGCAGCGTCTTTGATTCTAGGTGCTCTGTTTTCTGCAGGTTTGTGTTCTCAATATGTCCCATTGGCGGGCGATTATGCTGGCACACTGTACATGCCATTGATCGCAATCGGCTTGCTTTTAGGGTTTGCCGTGATTTACGGAATGTGGCATCGGACTCGATCGGAATGGTCGGCGATGTTTAGTGAAGGGGTCGTCCCCTACATCCTCTCAACCGCAGGCATTTTTGCATTGATCGGTTTGGCTTCGACCCCCTTGGTCGACAACCCTCGTGGGATTTTGGAATCGGTGAAGGCGGTCAATTTGGTTGGCGACGGAACAGAGCGAATGGTCGTTCCCATTGAAGCGACGCCTGACATGCCAGCTGCGGAGACACCGTTTTTCCCGGCCAATATCGACTATCAGCTTCGCAACGTTTCTGAATTGACGATCGAAAGCAATCGCACGATTATGCTGGGCGATGCAGCGGAACCGTCCGAGTTTAGCCGGACTCCTATTCGCGTGAATGAGGGCGAACCACTTGTCTATCGACTCGAAGACCGCGACGAATCCCCCGTCCCGTTCGATCCAGAAAAGCTACACATTCAAAACCGCGAAATCGACCCTGCCGAGGTGGTGTTCACGTTCAAAAACCGGCCGCTTGTTCCTCAGGCGAGTTCAATTGTTTGGGGAGGCGTTAGTTTCTTTTTGCTGATTACCGCGATGATGGTCTTTCGCCAAGCGGCACCGCGAGTATGGGCATTGTCGCTTTCGACAGCCAAAAATGAAATGGCTCAACCACTCTATCTACTGCTACTCGCCATTGGTCTGTTCGGCATTCTGCTGTTCGGGATCATTCCGTTCAACACGTTGGGCGATGACATTCGGCTCCTGAAAGATTCTGGCGTGACACTCATCATGGTTCTCGGCATGCTGCAAGCGGTCTGGAGTGCGGGAACGTCGGTTAGCGAAGAGATCGAAGGACGCACGGCGCTAACCGTCCTCAGCAAGCCGGTTAGCCGCCGATCGTTTGTTCTAGGCAAGTACGCTGGAATCATGCTGTCGGTATTGGTGCTATTCGTCATTTTGTCTGCTGTTTTGGCGGTCGTGGTGAGTTACAAGCCGATCTATGACGCTCGTGAGTTCAGCCGCGGTGAAACCGTTTGGCAAACCGGTCATGAAGAGATCATGACGACGCTACCCGTGATTGGGCTATACTTCATGCAAACAATGGCGATCGGAGCGATCGCCGTCGCACTGGCGACGCGATTACCGCTGCTCGCGAATTTCATCACCTGTTTCGTAATTTACGTGATCGGAAACCTGACGTCGCCACTGGTCGCGTCCGATCGAGGAGAAAACGTTTTGGTGGGATTTGTGGGCAAGTTAATCGCGGTGGTAATCCCCAACTTGAATGTTTTTAATGTACAATCGGCGGTAGACGCAGGTAATCAGATTCCATTGATTTATTTGGCGGGTGCTTTTAACTATCTGGTCTGCTTCGCCTTTGCGATTTGGATGCTGGCCATGTTGTTGTTTGAAGATCGCGACTTGGCGTAA
- a CDS encoding acyl-CoA thioesterase, translated as MFRTQRRIEFRDTDAAGIAHFSVFFTMMESAEHELIRSLGFSVLGNSGLGNSGLGNSGLGNEGPENSGPENEGLKNTAVTWPRVAASCDYQSVARFEDLLDLDLSIKKLGNSSVQYEIRFSKASDGLPPTQVAVGSLTAVCCELHPGGSLKKVTIPDVIRQQLQTLVVPPG; from the coding sequence GTGTTCCGAACCCAACGTCGCATCGAGTTTCGTGATACCGATGCAGCCGGAATCGCCCATTTCTCCGTTTTCTTTACGATGATGGAGTCAGCCGAGCATGAACTGATCCGTTCGCTCGGCTTCTCAGTCCTCGGAAACTCGGGCCTCGGAAACTCGGGCCTCGGAAACTCGGGCCTCGGAAACGAAGGCCCCGAAAACTCGGGCCCCGAAAACGAAGGTCTCAAAAACACAGCGGTGACCTGGCCCCGAGTCGCGGCGAGCTGCGATTACCAATCGGTGGCCCGCTTTGAAGACCTGCTCGATCTGGATCTTTCAATCAAAAAGCTCGGCAACTCCAGTGTCCAGTACGAAATTCGCTTCTCGAAAGCAAGCGACGGGCTCCCGCCAACCCAAGTCGCCGTGGGGAGCTTGACTGCTGTTTGCTGCGAACTGCATCCTGGCGGATCCCTGAAAAAGGTAACGATTCCCGATGTGATCCGCCAACAGTTGCAGACATTGGTCGTACCGCCCGGCTGA
- the rpsR gene encoding 30S ribosomal protein S18 — MPPRPMSTRSRARKRSRVRTRTKRKDPIFVDGQRPRPMYVDYKDVELLKKMVNRQGRIAGRRKSGCTAASQHAVSAAVKRARFMALLPFVGE, encoded by the coding sequence ATGCCTCCACGTCCCATGAGCACGCGAAGCCGTGCCCGCAAACGATCCCGTGTACGTACCCGCACCAAAAGAAAAGATCCAATTTTTGTCGATGGCCAGCGGCCGCGGCCAATGTACGTCGATTACAAGGATGTTGAGCTGCTGAAAAAAATGGTCAATCGCCAAGGCCGGATCGCCGGACGACGCAAGAGTGGATGCACCGCTGCGAGCCAACATGCGGTTTCGGCAGCTGTCAAACGCGCTCGATTCATGGCTCTGCTGCCGTTCGTCGGCGAATAA
- the fusA gene encoding elongation factor G — MKLEKLRNIGISAHIDSGKTTLSERILFYTGRIHKIEEVRGGGDGATMDHMELERERGITITSAATSVEWKGHPINLIDTPGHVDFTVEVERSLRVLDGAVLVLCSVGGVQSQSITVDRQMKRYGIPRVAFINKMDRTGANPFRVVTQLREKLGAEAFMMQYPIGKEDQFKGVVDLIEMKALLNEGTEGEKLVEAPIPEDIKDEVDAARATMLEALSMYSDEMMELLLSEEEVPTTLIYKVARDAVLAGATPVYMGTAVKNKGVQPLLDAVIRYLPSPLDREIRGRDPSDEDRKIDLRPDFARPFVGMAFKIADDPFGQLTFMRVYQGQIKKGETYVNQRTSKTERFSRIVRMHSDKREEIETASAGDIIAVMGIDSASGDTYAAERDFCTLESMFVPEPVIKIAVAPKTRSDGDKLGKALQRFRKEDPTFRVETDEETNEILISGMGELHLEVYIERIRREYGVEIIAGAPKVSYRESPTKSVEFDYKHKKQTGGSGQFAHIKGILSPIASDSEDSFEFEDKVTGGRIPKQYIPAVEKGFRDSLAKGPVAEFPVVGTKIELIDGSYHEVDSSEKAFYTAATGCFRENFKKADPKLLEPIMNVEIECPESFQGTVVGDVIRRRGIMSSNDIVEGNSVIKAEVPLAETFGYATDLRSMTQGQGTFTMELALYRQTPSNVQEEIIEAKKKAQLVGAK; from the coding sequence ATGAAGCTGGAGAAACTCAGGAACATCGGTATCAGTGCCCACATCGACTCGGGCAAGACGACGCTCAGCGAGCGGATCCTGTTCTACACTGGTCGAATTCATAAAATCGAAGAAGTTCGTGGTGGCGGCGATGGCGCGACGATGGACCATATGGAACTTGAGCGGGAACGAGGGATTACGATCACCTCGGCAGCGACGAGCGTCGAATGGAAAGGCCACCCGATTAATTTGATCGACACGCCCGGACACGTTGACTTTACGGTCGAAGTGGAGCGTTCGTTGCGTGTACTCGATGGTGCCGTCTTGGTTCTGTGCAGCGTTGGCGGCGTCCAAAGCCAATCGATCACGGTTGACCGGCAAATGAAACGCTACGGGATTCCTCGCGTGGCTTTCATCAATAAAATGGACCGAACGGGTGCAAATCCGTTTCGCGTCGTAACCCAGCTTCGTGAAAAGCTCGGGGCCGAGGCGTTCATGATGCAATACCCGATCGGCAAGGAAGACCAATTCAAAGGGGTGGTCGATCTGATCGAAATGAAGGCTCTTCTGAATGAAGGCACCGAGGGCGAAAAGCTTGTCGAAGCTCCTATCCCTGAAGACATCAAAGACGAAGTCGATGCGGCTCGCGCCACGATGCTTGAAGCGCTTTCGATGTACAGCGACGAAATGATGGAGCTTCTTCTGAGCGAAGAAGAAGTGCCCACGACGCTGATCTACAAGGTTGCTCGAGATGCTGTCTTGGCAGGTGCGACACCGGTCTACATGGGAACGGCCGTCAAAAACAAAGGTGTGCAACCCCTTTTAGACGCAGTCATCAGGTACTTGCCCAGTCCACTCGATCGTGAAATTCGCGGTAGAGATCCTTCCGACGAAGATCGCAAAATCGATCTGCGTCCCGACTTTGCACGTCCCTTCGTCGGCATGGCGTTCAAAATTGCCGACGATCCATTTGGCCAGCTGACGTTCATGCGAGTTTATCAAGGTCAAATCAAGAAGGGTGAAACCTACGTCAACCAGCGTACGAGCAAAACCGAACGGTTTAGCCGGATCGTGCGAATGCATAGCGATAAACGCGAAGAGATCGAAACCGCTTCGGCAGGCGATATTATCGCTGTCATGGGCATCGATTCTGCTAGCGGTGACACCTACGCAGCCGAACGAGACTTCTGTACCCTCGAGTCAATGTTCGTGCCAGAGCCAGTCATCAAGATCGCGGTGGCACCGAAGACACGATCGGACGGCGACAAACTCGGGAAGGCTTTGCAACGGTTCCGCAAAGAAGATCCTACTTTCCGTGTCGAGACCGATGAGGAAACGAACGAGATCTTGATCAGCGGAATGGGGGAACTTCACTTGGAGGTTTATATCGAACGTATTCGTCGCGAGTACGGTGTCGAGATAATCGCCGGTGCTCCCAAGGTTAGTTATCGCGAAAGCCCGACCAAGTCGGTCGAGTTCGACTACAAGCACAAGAAGCAAACCGGTGGTAGCGGTCAATTCGCTCATATCAAGGGAATCCTTAGTCCGATCGCCTCGGATAGCGAAGACAGCTTCGAGTTCGAAGACAAGGTCACCGGTGGACGTATTCCAAAGCAATACATTCCTGCGGTTGAAAAGGGCTTCCGAGACAGTTTGGCGAAGGGACCCGTCGCCGAGTTCCCAGTGGTTGGTACAAAGATCGAATTGATCGACGGTAGCTATCACGAAGTTGACTCCTCCGAAAAGGCGTTCTACACCGCTGCAACCGGTTGTTTCCGCGAAAACTTCAAGAAGGCGGATCCGAAACTGCTCGAACCGATCATGAATGTCGAAATCGAATGCCCCGAGTCGTTCCAGGGAACCGTCGTTGGTGACGTCATTCGTCGCCGTGGAATCATGTCAAGCAACGATATCGTCGAAGGCAATAGCGTCATCAAAGCAGAGGTTCCACTGGCCGAAACGTTTGGCTATGCAACCGACCTGCGAAGTATGACGCAAGGGCAAGGGACGTTTACGATGGAATTGGCGTTGTATCGCCAAACGCCGTCAAACGTGCAAGAAGAGATTATCGAAGCGAAAAAAAAGGCCCAGCTGGTAGGGGCTAAGTAG
- a CDS encoding sigma-54-dependent transcriptional regulator yields MVESISVLLVEDDYDFRDSCARWMQRKGHRVVAAAGGAEALAICQRNDFDVGVFDMNMPGMSGIELLQRLRDDKIDMEVVILTGQGTIESAVQAMKLGATDYLTKPCPLGDLEHHCRLARDRSRLRRENKQLKAMMTRNEKVTELIGDSEEMRTVATWIKRIAPTSKPVLITGESGTGKEVVAKTIWRSSHLKDHPFLAINCAALPESLVESELFGHEKGSFTGAYADKPGLFEVANGGTLLIDELGEMPLSLQPKLLRVLEDGSIRRIGSHKERKVDVRIIAATNRDLSEDVKRGTFREDLFYRVNVLPIHLPPLRDHRRDVDLLIDHFIPKGWSIDAEARAAMNEHHWPGNVRELINVIERATILADHDEITLDDLPRDLIQAHRLENDATRSLSSRQNDPKSDLLDEVTEAHILAVLERENGNKAKTARVLGIHRRKLYRLLERYQILHSHQDNHEAESIDAAVSSAS; encoded by the coding sequence ATGGTTGAATCGATTTCCGTTTTGCTGGTCGAAGATGACTACGATTTTCGCGACTCGTGCGCACGGTGGATGCAACGGAAAGGGCACCGTGTCGTCGCTGCTGCGGGGGGTGCCGAGGCATTGGCGATCTGTCAACGTAACGATTTTGACGTGGGTGTCTTCGATATGAATATGCCGGGGATGTCGGGTATCGAGCTATTGCAACGCCTGCGAGACGACAAGATTGACATGGAGGTCGTCATTTTAACCGGCCAAGGAACGATCGAATCGGCGGTCCAAGCGATGAAACTCGGAGCCACGGATTACTTGACCAAGCCTTGCCCGCTCGGCGACCTTGAGCATCATTGCCGATTAGCTCGTGATCGGAGTCGGCTACGCCGCGAAAACAAACAACTCAAAGCGATGATGACGCGGAATGAAAAGGTTACGGAGCTGATTGGCGATTCAGAAGAGATGCGTACCGTCGCCACCTGGATCAAGCGAATTGCGCCGACCAGCAAGCCAGTTTTGATCACGGGTGAAAGCGGTACGGGGAAAGAGGTGGTGGCCAAAACGATTTGGCGATCGAGCCATTTGAAAGATCACCCGTTCCTAGCGATCAACTGTGCAGCGCTACCAGAATCGCTGGTCGAGAGCGAATTATTCGGTCACGAAAAAGGTTCCTTCACGGGTGCTTATGCCGACAAGCCAGGTTTGTTTGAGGTCGCCAATGGTGGCACGCTTCTGATCGATGAACTCGGAGAAATGCCATTGTCGCTGCAACCCAAATTGCTACGAGTGCTTGAGGACGGCTCGATACGAAGAATTGGTTCGCACAAGGAACGCAAGGTGGATGTCCGTATCATCGCGGCAACCAACCGCGATTTGTCAGAGGATGTCAAGCGAGGAACGTTTCGCGAAGACCTGTTCTACCGCGTGAACGTGTTGCCAATTCATTTACCGCCTCTGCGTGACCATCGTCGTGATGTCGATTTGTTGATCGATCATTTCATCCCGAAGGGCTGGTCGATTGATGCCGAGGCTCGCGCGGCGATGAATGAACATCATTGGCCTGGCAACGTGCGTGAACTGATCAATGTGATTGAGCGGGCGACAATCTTGGCAGACCACGATGAGATCACTCTCGACGATTTACCTCGTGATTTGATCCAAGCGCATCGACTTGAAAATGACGCGACAAGATCGCTGTCTTCGAGGCAAAACGATCCCAAAAGTGATCTACTCGATGAGGTGACCGAAGCACATATCTTGGCGGTGCTGGAACGCGAGAATGGGAACAAAGCAAAAACCGCTCGAGTCTTAGGCATCCATCGGCGTAAACTCTATCGCCTGCTAGAACGTTATCAGATTCTCCACAGCCATCAGGACAATCACGAAGCCGAGTCAATCGATGCCGCCGTCAGCTCGGCGAGCTGA
- the dprA gene encoding DNA-processing protein DprA produces the protein MSVEPAAGKAGEQLELESVLTLSMLPGLGPRTLTALLDCFPTASAVLSADESKLASVHGVGMKLIQTIRTAAHHVDIQAVIRWCRENGVAMVAAEQDSYPRPLYDLVDTPPVLFVRGDLLARDELAVSIVGTRHGSVYGLKQAERFGYSLAKAGVTVVSGLARGIDSAAHRGALDAGGRTIAVLGSGLGQIYPSEHKGLASEIAAMGAVISEYAPHCKPHAGTFPQRNRLIAALGVATLVVEAPDRSGALITARLACEMNRDVLALPGPVTSRTSRGCNQLIRDGAILIQSVEDVLESLGPMVGSVEAESGQSIRSGSELLLNEVERQILDAIDETGTPIDTVINQTRLPAHRVVATISVLEMRSLVRRLSGQYVSRV, from the coding sequence ATGAGTGTCGAGCCAGCGGCAGGTAAAGCGGGGGAGCAGCTCGAGCTCGAATCGGTGTTGACGCTTTCGATGTTACCGGGACTTGGCCCGCGAACGCTGACCGCACTGCTGGATTGTTTTCCGACAGCCTCGGCTGTTTTATCAGCCGATGAATCGAAATTGGCGAGCGTTCATGGTGTCGGCATGAAGTTGATTCAAACCATTCGTACCGCCGCCCATCACGTTGACATACAAGCGGTCATCAGGTGGTGTCGCGAAAACGGTGTCGCGATGGTTGCGGCGGAACAGGACAGCTATCCGCGTCCGCTTTACGATTTGGTCGACACACCACCGGTGTTATTTGTGCGAGGGGATTTGTTGGCTCGTGACGAGTTGGCGGTGTCGATTGTTGGTACGCGTCATGGATCGGTGTATGGGCTCAAGCAGGCGGAGCGATTCGGATACTCGTTAGCCAAGGCAGGCGTCACCGTGGTTAGTGGGTTGGCGCGTGGCATTGACAGTGCCGCCCACCGTGGAGCCCTGGACGCCGGAGGGCGTACCATTGCGGTACTTGGCAGCGGTCTGGGGCAGATCTACCCCTCGGAGCACAAGGGCTTAGCGAGCGAGATTGCTGCAATGGGAGCGGTCATCAGCGAATACGCTCCTCATTGCAAACCGCATGCTGGAACGTTCCCGCAGCGGAATCGATTGATTGCGGCATTGGGGGTGGCGACATTGGTGGTCGAGGCTCCTGATCGTAGTGGAGCATTGATTACGGCCCGCTTGGCATGTGAGATGAACCGAGACGTCTTGGCGTTGCCGGGTCCGGTGACGAGCCGCACCTCGCGTGGCTGTAACCAATTGATTCGCGACGGAGCGATTTTGATTCAGAGCGTCGAAGATGTTCTCGAATCCCTTGGCCCGATGGTTGGTTCGGTAGAAGCGGAATCGGGGCAATCGATTCGCAGCGGCAGCGAACTGTTGCTCAATGAAGTGGAGCGGCAAATTCTTGATGCGATTGACGAAACCGGAACACCGATCGACACGGTGATCAACCAAACACGATTACCGGCTCACCGCGTCGTCGCAACGATTAGCGTATTGGAGATGCGATCGCTTGTTCGCCGTTTGAGCGGTCAGTACGTCAGTCGGGTTTAG